A window of Mustelus asterias unplaced genomic scaffold, sMusAst1.hap1.1 HAP1_SCAFFOLD_63, whole genome shotgun sequence genomic DNA:
ttgatcttttcggtcataatgtgtctcaaacagaagatttaaacattgggtttgatgagctgtcagatCTCTTTCCTGTGTGTCTCTGTAACTTGCGAACTGGAGATAACCATGAgaaggaactgattattttcagttcctctaaCAGATTCCCCTCAGATATCAGGAATccctggagttccccatgtcctcattattctccccttgagtataacagctctcagtcaggccgagtcagtcacatgtgtctctgtcatgatgtttccacttgtattttatcactcacctcccagtgacactcaccataacacagacaccctaaaatatcattgttcccttacactttgtcctcctattataatcaaatttttgttgggcctcttgtctcccttaatgtcagattatctgcagttaaaatgacctcagagacactgaaacCGACCTTTGTGATTATTATACCAGACTCCAATCAgccccaggagctgcagttgtaaaatacagcagaattggaataacagacaggttattgtctgataatgacagtggcagagtaacacacactggaatctaaacaCATTATATCAATGGACCatgactcactcacactatcaaatgaaacctaaactttggttatggtgcacgagatactgactgtattaccattacattggatccaatgctgtgttcactaacatactgcaacgtgactcttattatttgaacaaacattgtatttgttacactcagagtaagtcagtgtttgctgtgttgtctctgtgctccatccccactctgattgtattggagcctgtgtgtgtcattgttacactcagagtaagtcagtgctttgctgtgttgtctctgtgctccatccccactctgattgtattggagtctgtgtgtgtcattgttacactcagagtaagtcagtgctttgctgtgttgtctctgtgctccatccccactctgattgtattggagtctgtgtgtgtcattgttacactcagagtaagtcagtgtttgctgtgttgtctctgtgctccatccccactctgattgtattggagcctgtgtgtgtcattgttacactcagagtaagtcagtgctttgctgtgttgtctctgtgctccatccccactctgattgtattggagtctgtgtgtgtcattgttacactcagagtaagtcagtgctttgctgtgttgtctctgtgctccatccccactctgattgtattggagtctgtgtgtgtcattgttacactcagagtaagtcagtgctttgctgtgttgtctctgtgctccatccccactctgattgtattggagcctgtgtgtgtcattgttacactgagattctgtcactgtgattattggacaagcagcaagtcaccgtcacaatgcccggctgattgacggcagcgtggaccaatgggaagagggggCAGTGCTGGAGGACCGACCTGGAGCGGTCGGTCATCGAACCAATAGGagcgaatgaggggcggggccagctttgactcgagcatgcgcagtgtgagtaatggcAATGGAAAGCGGCTTTTGTTTTGGGCTCGGAAATCTGTTAGAGGTGATTGGCGgtacggagagagcaatggatcgtccaggttggtggaaacgctgcgtaagcatgttgtgtaagccgcaaaccgcggaagagagcttcccggacccagtttgtaccgagcagggctgcagctcctcatgttcgtcccgggttaacgttcgccatctttattgggggcaatatacAGCAGTGCGCATGTGCGGCCGCCATGTTTGTAGAGGGCAATATTGTCTATCAttgggaggagcttgttccccattgttcagaatggagacaacttgtccatcaaactgtatcaaccctctgagtcccaatgtcttattgatgaggcagaacggtgacagagaaggagaaaagaaagggaaataaaaacagtaaatgctggaaaatctcagcagatctgacagcatctgtggagagagaatagaaccaatgttttgagACTGGATGACCCATAGACAGAGCTTGTACACGTGTAAACAGAGCATGTAAACTTTGACATCTCCATGtacccttgtacacctctatcaatctactttgctccaaggagaacaaccccaagttatccagcctaacattgtaactataattcctcatccctggaaccattttgataaatctcctctgcaccctgtcaaggagcctcacatcctccataatgtgtggtgatcactggtttgcacagacccaggtattctgtgttcctgtctgtgatctcatcacatacttacaattgcacagtgacatcacccccactccccagggatttcctcaactgggagatttttctctgatgccaatgcttctgatatctttccagctgcaggctccagcaggagattttaatattaaaatcagttaaattgtttcagaggtgagtgttTGTGACCATTCACCCACAATTTAGAGTTTTAAATGATGTGCTCTGTTATCTGTGCTCTGGTTCCACATCTCTTGGGCTGGTCTGACTCCTTTACTGTGGATCTGAATCCATGTCCATTCATTGCTCTGcttcacctctgccctccctgatcacctctCAGTCATTGTCTAACTTCCTCTGCCTCTAATAATGGCTGTATTTTAGTTATGCTGCTGGTTTAGCAGctttatcttagaatcatagaatgccgacagtgcaggaggccatttggacacgTTTCTGTGTGTGGCCAAGGCTTCAGTCAATCATCTGGTCTGTCAATTAATGGGTCATTAATCTTTGCAGTTCTCTTCCCTCGAGAGCAATGGAGGTGCATCATTAAATAtagggtcaagggttatgggtgaCAGGAAGAAAATGAAGCCAAAatcacaatcagattagccaggaTCTTATGAAATTGAacagcagacttggtgggctgaatgtcctactcctTCTCCTGTTTCATAGGATCTTGTTGCTTGGTCGAAAACAAGAAATGGTGAGTGTCAACATGgattagcaccttgaggagaattgggagggtgaatattagatacagcagagtgagaatagagggagagtgtgtgttgcaggggaggtggggggaatggaGCAAGGGGTAGTTACTTACaggttttggggaatgagagaggaaagaatgtttcacagcaactagaattgtctgttctgagtttctgagctgtactgactgtgatgacatttgtaaactccttttacaggatattaaaagGAGAGGATTTGCCACAAGAAATCTCAAACTAAActtcacatcaagatctgacagtGTCACTCAATTCATTTGGACGCAGGGAGCCATCGCCCAGTTACCATCAGTGTGACTacaaaagcaccgagacacagacaGCCATACCAtggggaaaccgtggaaatgtgcagattgtgagaagagattcacttCCCCATCTCATCTGGAAATTCACAGGCgcagtcacaccagggagagaccgttcacttgcttccagtgtgggaagggatttgctaaTTCATCaaacttgctgacacaccagcgagttcattctggggagagtcccttcacctgctccatgtgtgggaaaggatgcagaaattcatccaccctgctggcacaccagcgagttcataacgGGGAGAGTCCATTCagctgctccgactgtgggaagggattcattaattcatcaagcctcctgagacaccggcgagttcacactggggagaaacccttcatcTGCTCTGCATGTGGGAAGCGATttagtcagttatccagccttctgacacaccagcgagttcacactggggagaagccattcacctgttcgaCCTGTGGGCAGGGATTCGCTCGGTCATCCCATCTGTTGAGACACcgtcgagttcacaccggagagaggccattcacctgttctgtgtgtgggacaggattcactcgatcatcccacctgctgaaacaccagcgagttcacactggggaaaagccgttcatctgttctgactgtgggaagggattcacccagtcaaccagcctgctgagacatcagGGAGTTCACAAATGATTACAATGGTTGGatttgctgttattgctgctgttaatcacatccgggACTGAACCATTTTTATTCTGactgttggtgaagtgggagggtcagagggtttcttgctgctggactggctggtctctcaATTTTCATTCCAGTGGCTGATTCCCTTTGAGCgagggcacatttccactgaaatgatccacaaaagcagaTGTAGTATATTAACTTTatactggatagtaaatagtcttTTTCTTACCGCTACAGGTATCTTGTCTTTTATCCGTCCTCGTTCTGAGGGTTGGCCGCGCTCTGAACAGTCTTTCTCCACTGATttctcagctgctctcactgcctgtCCCATCGAGAGGCCGGTCCACATTCTGATATTATCCATCCATCTCGGGCCTTCCTTGTGCACATTTTCCAGGTGATTTGTCTCACGTTGCCTCTTTTTCCaaacactccctccctattcacaACACATGTCCAAAATAGGTGAGCTTCCTGGATGTgagagcctcagacaagttcctGTGAACACCAGCTTTCTCCAGCACTCATTCATCCACTTTGCCGTTCGTGGCAATATCCGTCTGAGTCCTTTCATTTCAAACACTTTTAATGGCGGCTCATCACTCTTATTGACAGTCCAGctttcacagacacacattgTCACCGGCCACACAAGGACTTTCAGAAGATGAATGTTCATTGTAGCCGAGATGCTGTGGCTGCTCCATACCCTTTTAACTTAGATCACAACAACATTACCCTTAATTCTGAGCTGAATTTATTTGATAGATTCTGCATCTCCTACTGCTTGGAACTAAAGTAAATGCATTTGTCTCTGTGCCATTGAGTAcagcacagggccgggccagtcggctcaatcagtgtgtgtcagtatttatactcCACGTGAGCCTCCACTTACCACTCTTCATctgccccatcagcatatccttctattcctttctccctcatgtgtgtaTTTATCTTACAAAAGGGACACAGAATTAAGATTTTGGGAAGAGACAGAAGGGGAAATGAAGTTTTTTTTATACAGTAAGTGTAATGAGCTGGAACTCAACACTTAAACTCAAAGGCTgataatattcaggtcctgatgaatggGGTTTGTCCTGAATGTTGAAGCTTCCCctgggtgtgtgtatgtcacctccccacccccaccgaacgctgcctccgcttatccgcctGAAGATGAGACAAACAAGCGTCTGTCCCTGGACATGAGCTGCACTGCGCATGCTCAATGTCACAATGCCCAGAGAATGATTGACGGAAGcttcggaccaataggaagagggggcggagctggaggaccgagcaggagcggctggtcctccaaccaatcggagtgaatgaggggcgggattttcagcatgcgcagtgcgggtcaTGGGGATGGGCGGATGGTTTTTACTCGGATCCGAGATCAATTGGAAGTAAAAGGCGGTgcgcagagagcggtgaatctggcAGGTGGGTGGAAAGGCTTCGTAAACATGTTATTCAAATCCAAACCTTGCAAAACAACGTCTCGGTCCCCCCGGTTTGTTCCAAATGGAGCCGTAACGTGAAGCGTTGGGAGTGAGCTGACTGCCGCCATTTTGTAGGTGGGAATGTTAATAACAAAGATCTGCGCATGTGCGTCTGACGCTGCCGCCATCTTTGTAGGGGGCAAtgttgtcaatgagtgggaggagcttgttccccattgttcagaatgaGACAACTTGTCCAAAAGAAAGCACAGGATTTTAGAAGGGAGGATTTGAAACCAAATATCACAGGAGAATATCATGGAGTTGGCCAATTTACTGTAGTCTGAATACCATTGTATTTTTAATATAGAAGGGAAGAACACCGTGTGTGGTTAAGatttcaaccaatcatctggccttccAGAACATAATTATCGTCCCAACAGGGAGATGGCATGGGAATGTGGGGACTGGGGGAAGGGACTCAAAGATTCATCCAAGTTGGAAACTCATCGATGCAGTCACACGGGGGAGAGGTGGTTCACCTGTTCctattgtgggaagggatacattacCTCATCCAGACtgtgaaaacaccaacaaattccaaCTAACTGCAGTGATTGGATTTTGCTGTGATCATATTCAGACTGAACCATATTCatttgggtctgtttctgctgaattgcAAAATAGCTCCATCTTTGTTGTAGGTGTTAATATATTAATCTTAGTGATATATAATCAGAGCCTCAGCTTGGGATAAAATTTGACAACCAGATTATGAactgtctggttcagcctcaaagaGTTACAGCAGAGAGAGTAGGTGGGGAGTGGATTTTGTTGCAAGCACTGAAGACAGTGGCTTTCCTCTTCCCAGTATTGAATTGGAGGACATTTCTGCTCAACGAGCACTGGATGTCATACATGAGAGGATGGTGTGttacttggaggggaattggaggtgttcatgttcacacacacacgctgctctGGACCTTTTAGGTGGCTGAACTAAAGGTTTGGATGTTCCATCAAAGCTCGGGTCGGGTTGGAGATATATAAAATCCTCTCCTTCAATACTTCCCATTCCCACCTCACTATCTTTCTCTTCCTTGCTCCCCTCATTGATCCCAGAGTCTTGTGTTGGTTCAGACCTGGTGTAGACCCAGACTGTATGGGCAGGTTTCCTCGCCTGAAGAACACTAGttgggttttcatgacaatccagcacttttcatggtcatcttttccTAGTGCCAGCTCCACAAATTAcctgattcattcagctcaatttcacacttTGCCTTTGTATTtagtgggttctctctcactccctttttttctgttttaagtcAATTTCACAGGGTATTGGAAGtggaggatttgcagttgggaaatttgaacatcacatcaggatctgagaGTCACCCAATTCATCAGAACTTCAGTATCATCAAAATTTGAACATGGAAGGTAAAAGCACTGTTAAgagtggggagaaaccgtacacgtGCTCTGAGTGTGGACAAGGCTACAGCCGATCATCTGGCCTGTTGAAACACAAGCACGTTCACTCTGGAGAAAGACCCTATaagtgtggggactgtgggaagggattcagttactcATTTGAACTGAAAGCTCATGGGCGAAATCACACTGGGGAGCGACAGTTCACCTgtcccgtgtgtgggaagggattcactcagttatccagtctgGTGActcatcagcgaattcacaccggggagaggccattcatttgctctgactgtggaaagcgATTCACTCATTCATACAACCTGCTGAACCACCGGAGAGTTCAtaccggagagaggccgttccTCTGCTCTGACTGCAGgatgggattcactcactcatcgaACCTGCTGGCacatgagcgagttcacactggggagaagccattcacctgcccagagtgtgagaaaggattcactcggttagccaacctgcggaaacaccagcgcagtcacactgatgagaaacctGTTTTGTTTTAGTATTGCAAATGTTTATTAACTGTTGTAGGCAACTGAATGTGTATTTTATCAACTTTATCTGTCAGCAGCTATGAAGATGCAAACATTGTTCATTAGGATAATTGAAAGGCAGAACCAAACCTTTTTGGAATGCTCTCGATGGATGGTGTTTGAGCCAACAGCTTGCGCTTTTCCTGGCCGGTTGAAACTCTGGTGGTGGGTGGTGCATCAGGTGGAGGATTTCCAGAAACAGGCATCCCCATTTCATGTGTACTTTGGATTGGAACTTCTTGATGAGGTGTTGGAGCAACTGCCTTATCCTCAGATTGGTCATCACCACCACTGGTCTTCTGCATGTAGTATAGGATTTCATCGTTTCCTGCCTCCCAAGCTGAGAAGTGACCAGCACTCATCCGATGTTGTACGGGAATCTTTGTTATTCTGTACTtctcacctgtcctgggagtgagtgaTGGCAATATTTTTGGAGATAAACTCATTTTTCTTTTCGGAATGCTCTCGATGGATGGTGTTTCATCCAAACGCTTGCGCTTTCCCTGGCCGGTTGAAACTGTGGTGGTGGATGGTGCATGAGGTGGAGGATTTCGAGAAATAGACAGCCAGGTTTCATGCATCTTATGTCTGCTAATTTGGATTGGATCTTCTTGATGAGGTGTTGGAGCAACTGCCTTATCCTTAGATATCACCACCACTGGTCTTCTGCATGTAGTATAGGATTTCATCGTTTCCTGCCTCCCAAGCTGAGAAGTGTCCAGCACTCATCCGATGTTGTACGGGAGTCATTATTATTCTGTACTtgcaacctgtcctgggagtgagtgCAGGCAATACTTCTGGAGATAAACTCCTTTTTCTTTCGGCATGCTCTCGATGGATGATGTTTGAGCCAACAGCTTGTACTTTTCCTGGCCGGTTGAAACTCTGGTGGTGGGTGATGCATCTGATAGAGTTATTGGTGATGTCCTTTCTAAGTATGAATATGCGCTTTGCTGAAGCGCTTGCACAGATGGCAAACTTTGAAGACCTCTTTGGGGGTTGCTTTACTGGATATCTGATACTCGTAATTTGTGGTGTGGACTTTTTGAAATCGTTGGCCAGGGTTCATTATTGCACTCATGTACGAATCACACCGAGGAAGTATGTTTTCCAAATGACTGGCATCCATTTTGTCTCCTTTGAATTTACAATCAGATTACATATGTGTCTTGAAACAACATTGTATACACTGGGCTTTGCAGGGTTGTCGATGTATGTTCTCCCCCTATTAACTATAATAGGTGGAGGATTTTGAGAAACAGGCATCCCCATTTCAtgcgtactttggattggatcatTGATCACGCCCAGCAATGCATTGCGATCAGAAGAAAAATCCCCACGAATTCCAAATGAAAATATAGATCGAACCTCCTTTCTGCGAATATAGTCAGGCTTTTGGTAGTAATCAAAAGGAACAGACTGTTGTTTAATTGAACAACTAAAACGTCTTATTTTTGTTTCAACTGAGTCTGAAATAAAGCTGGAACCGATCACTGGTCTGAAACCTGTTTGAATGCTCAACTCCAGGAAGTGCTGTAGACGATTGGAGGAACTTAatatcccatcaacgtgttcacactgacaagagactgTTCTGGTCCtctcactctgggactgggttcagCTCAACTCACTGTAAACCAGCACACTGatgctggggagaggctgttcacctgctcagcGTGTAGGAAGGGATTTATCTGTTTGCCCAACCTGTTGACATACCTGAGAGTTCACATGTAATTACTGTGATTAGATTCTTCTGTTAataacatccaggactgaactatGTTCTTGGGTCTGTTTCTGATGATGTTAATAAACTCCACTTCAGGTGGAGGTTAATATTCTGGATAAAGgataaataaatcagctttgtgttaaACACAGTGTGACAAGTCCTTTTACTGTCACCAACATAAGTTAGTTCCttttgaaattctctccctcccccgtctcctccaacaagtgtgaggagctcatggagcttctttgtcactaagattgagacaatctgatcagctgcctctgctgcttctcTCCCTTCCACTGGCCCATGGAGCCAAACTGTCTCTAAAAGCTCCTCCTTCCTTGAGCCTTAAACTTGCCTCTTTCTTTAATTTTTCTCCTATCTCCTCTCATCCCTTCCAAAGCTCACCTTCTCCGCGAGACTCACTCTCTGCTCCCTTCATTCTATTCTCACTAAGTTGCCGACCATCACCTTCCCCGTGTGAGCTGATTGTTTTAATTGTTCCCTTGCCTCGGGTCCTGTCACTCTGCAAAACTGCCAACATCAGCCTCCTCCTCAATGAACCAGCTCTTGATCCCATCGTTTGTGCAAACTAGCGCCCCATCTCCAACTTCCCTACCTCTCGAAGAACATTGAATGTCTTGGAAAATGGAGTTTGAGGGGAAACTCACAGGAAACATCTCACAGTAAAATTTCTCCAAGTTTGTGAAATAGGAAAGGGCAGCTGAAGTGAGGATTGGTCCCTCAGCAGGTAAGACTGAACAATCATGGGAATGAAGGAAATGGCCCAGACTCTGAACAAAATATTTGTCCTGTTTTCAGTGAAAGACACAAAATACaattgtgttggaagcagttcagagaagattcactgggctgattcctgggatgaaggggttactttatgaggaaaggttgggtctGCACAcacagtttagaagattgagagatgatcttattgaaacctaaaATTCATGGGGGGGCTCGACAggttggatgctgagaggatgtttcccctcatggaaaTCTCAAACTGGAGGCTGAGTTTAATAATaagggaggtgaggaggaatttcttctcattcactttggaattctctctccttGGAGAGCACTggagctggatcattgaatatattcaaggctgagttacacAGAGCTTTGATCAAACGGGAGTCGAGGGAACGGGAgcgaggcaggaatgtggagttcagGCTGcaatcagccataatctgatcagccacaatctcattgaatggcagagcaacccCGGTGGGTGAAATgtcgactcctgctcctgtttcctatAAACTTCTGAAAAGGAAGGAGCTGCAgcaagcagcataattaaggaccccacacatcctggacattcttccactttcttccattggaaaaaaagatacaaaagtctgaggtcacgtaccaaccgatatAAGAATAGCATTttcctctgctgccatcagacttttgaatggacctatctcacactaagttgatctttctctgcaccctagctatgactgtaacactacattctgcagtctctcatttccttctctatgaacggtatgctttgtctgtatagcgcgcaagaaacaatatttttcactatactaatacatgtgacaataataaatcaaatcgaaatgcCACCATAAATAAAATGCATGATTTGGAATATCCATGAGAATGCAATCCTGAAATTACAAACAGGATTGATTCAGGCATCTCACCTTCCTGAGACACCAGTGAGCTCACGTTACAGTGAAGTCAATTCTGCAGTGATCACTTGTGATACTACTGTGCATTTAAGGAAGGTATTTTAATCCTGATTCTCTGGGGGTTTTTTTGTATTGTTGCCCTGATGTCTGATGAAAGCACAATGGGCCTTTTTGTTTATCTGTAATTTGGGCCCAATGgaatgtcctggagttttacgAGTTTATGTcccttttgaattgttgtgggaagattgattgacaggtcaaggtCAGGTGGTTCCTTCACAGAGGAATCCAAGGATTTCAGTTTTAGGTAGGAGCTGTTAGATcccagactgaaaagcagtatttctgtgtctctccctggtattagaaattctgctggctcgATGGAAGCAGTCTTTCTTGCCTTTCTGGAGTGAAAATGTTGCGATTAGTGGTTTGCTAGCTAGAGGCaagcagtggctctatctctacctcgaggGTGCTGGGAGCTACAGGACGGGGAAGTCAgcatttcaattctccatccaaaggactaattcacagcaggtgttgcagagCTGCAAAATCACGTGAGCATCcgcattttctgtgctaaaccaaaACCATGTGTGTATGTTGATAAGAATGTTGTTTTGGAACAGTACATTGAGCTGTTAATGTTTACACAATATcatggttttttttcttgtttgtaattggtaaaagctctTGCTAAGTTTCTTTCCATGTGttaattgtatttttaaataaactttgtttgataaaagctccccagtggctcacttgaatcatacctggagtgaaacctatcatgcttacccgtgccaaattcaaaatgcaaagcttatgatctgggatgacttcataaaacaccttggagtttctgacctggattataacacacTGCTATGTGGACACTCTCCTTCTTCACTAATTCCCATCTCCTACTGTCTGGCAGATTGGAGAGGGACTGTAAACTTGGGTTTCTGTATTTAGTTCCTAATTTTATTGATTGTCACTCTAACCCCAGTCTCCGTGCCGTCACaccaaataaataattaaaactaATTGGGACTTAAATGGTGGTGAGTATACCCAGCATTCTCTGTGATGGGGAAAGTCCCCTCTCTACATCATGGGAGACGAATGCACAATAACAGCGTTGGATTGTTTGGAGAATGCCCAAGGCGAGTGATGGTGAAGAAGAGATTTTTCTCCCATTTGCTGCCGGTAAGTGGTGGCAGAGGCAGCGAGATATGAGGGAGTGGTGGAGCTGGCAGGTGGATGCAGGGGGTCATTAACACCCGGGATTGGtagcaaatctggaataaaacccTGCAGGCCCTGCATTTGCAGCTCCAGGAATTCTGCTCCAGACCAGGGTCAGATTAATGGCTGCCATTTTGTTTCAACAGGGAGCAGAACACATGTGTGGTCACCTTGACACAACAGCAAGGGGACGGGGCTTCAGAGTCCCAGTGATCAGGAGAGATAATCATTGATTTTACTGTTAGGCTGCAGGCAGGAGCTGGAGATCTGaacacagaggagagggagggagaaaactgggagtggaggaaagaaatggtggagatggtgaaataaaaacagaaaacgctggaaaagctctcggtctggcagcatctgttgagagagaaacagagctaatgtttcatgtCCAACGTGACTCTTCTGAAGAAGAATGAGAAAggacggctggtcctccaaccagagagagagtgtcagaggcgGCTCTGAGCAAGAGCTCCCTCATTGGCTGTGCCGGGTCTGTCACCGGAAACAGCCGAGAAGCTGTCGCCAGTTTATACCCGGGACCAGAAGCTGCTTATTCTCAATtaaacagggaattcctgcaaacacgctgcagctccttctctatctGAAGATCCAATGTCTGTTGTATAATTGTCCCAGGGTTAACAGGCTCCTCTTAACTCCTCCAACTGATTTTTCacagatttattttaaatggCTTTATTCTAAATTAGTAACACCAGCTTTAAAGTCACTGATTCAAGACTATCGCAAACACATTAAATCATCACACAATAAATACCAgtcatttttcagactggaatttTAAACCCACTGTTTCG
This region includes:
- the LOC144483385 gene encoding uncharacterized protein LOC144483385; the protein is MEGKSTVKSGEKPYTCSECGQGYSRSSGLLKHKHVHSGERPYKCGDCGKGFSYSFELKAHGRNHTGERQFTCPVCGKGFTQLSSLVTHQRIHTGERPFICSDCGKRFTHSYNLLNHRRVHTGERPFLCSDCRMGFTHSSNLLAHERVHTGEKPFTCPECEKGFTRLANLRKHQRSHTDEKPVLF